A genomic region of Fervidobacterium gondwanense DSM 13020 contains the following coding sequences:
- a CDS encoding SHOCT domain-containing protein, whose translation MMRWWYGFPAFGAGCGGWFGALWWLKPIISFGLFILAVYIIYRLFFAKGVFLRHKSEAIQILDERFARGEITEEEYRKMKSLLEENNHR comes from the coding sequence ATGATGCGTTGGTGGTATGGATTTCCCGCTTTTGGTGCAGGTTGTGGTGGTTGGTTTGGAGCACTTTGGTGGTTGAAGCCTATAATTTCTTTCGGGCTTTTCATATTGGCTGTATACATAATTTACAGATTATTCTTTGCTAAGGGAGTGTTTTTGAGACATAAGTCAGAAGCAATCCAAATCTTAGACGAAAGATTCGCAAGAGGAGAAATCACAGAAGAAGAGTACAGGAAAATGAAATCGCTTTTGGAAGAAAATAACCACAGATAA
- a CDS encoding IS110 family transposase: MEQKYVNPKVSRISQDTLIVGIDVAKRNHWVRMTDYRGIDLISPFKINNTIDGIKMLEEKIRIIKQKEGLNNVILGMEPSGHYWKV, encoded by the coding sequence ATGGAACAAAAGTATGTTAATCCAAAAGTTTCAAGAATTTCTCAAGACACTCTAATTGTCGGTATTGATGTTGCTAAAAGAAATCATTGGGTTAGGATGACTGATTATCGTGGAATTGATTTGATTAGCCCTTTCAAGATTAATAATACCATAGATGGTATTAAAATGTTAGAGGAAAAAATAAGAATTATTAAGCAAAAGGAAGGGTTAAACAACGTAATCTTAGGCATGGAACCATCAGGGCATTATTGGAAGGTTT